TATAGTGAAAGAAATATAAGTAATTTTGGTAAAATTTTTGATTTAAATTTCATATAAATCCCCTTATCTTTTTAGTTTATTTATTCATCTCTAAGAAGTTATTTGTAGTTGCTAGAACTTGTTTAGCAAACTCTTCTGATGTAATTTGTTTATATCCTAAATTATCTACAATATCTTTTAATTCAGTATGTAATTGTTTATGTTCAAATAAAGGATGGATTCCATTACCAGCAAAAGATATTACTTTATTATTAGCTTCTAATATAAATGGATCTAATAGATTTGCTTTTTCAAGAGTAGCAACAGCTTTTTTATTAGCTGGAATTCCTCTAGATACATCAAGAGCTTTTACAGCATCATCATTAGAAACAATAAAGTTAAGAAGTTCAGCAGTTTCTTTAGGATATTTAGTATCTTTATTGATAGCAAATGCCATAGAGATTTTTGTAAATCCTGAATTATATGGTCCTAAGTCAGTTGGATAATCTCCAACTACTAATTGTTCACCCTCTTGAAGAGAATCTCTCCATTTTAGAGAAGCACTGTCCCACTCATAAGTTCCACCAAATTTTCCAATAATCCAACTAGGGTGTTGGTCTAATTGTACGTTACCAGCAGCAGCTCTATCTTCTAAAGATGGAATAGTTTTAGTATTAACTAGATCTAAGTAAAAATCAGCAGCATTTTTTAATTGCTCTTCAGTATAAGCAACCTTATTATCAACAATAAATGGTTTACCTGTTTCTTGTTCTAATTTATAAAGCATAAGAAGAAGTGCCCCATAATAATCTGCTTCAAATGGGAAATAATCAGCACCTAATCTTTCTTTCATAATAACACTAGCTTCTTTAATTTCTTTAAAACTAGTAGGCACTTCTAATCCAGCTTTATCAAATGATGTTTTATTATAAAGGAAAACTCTACCAGCTACTCCATAAGGAAGAGCATTTAATTTTCCATTTACACTACATTGTTCCAATAAT
This genomic interval from Fusobacterium varium contains the following:
- a CDS encoding carbohydrate ABC transporter substrate-binding protein, which encodes MNLKKIVFLGLTTMALFGACGKDEKAVATKENDNIVLRVSWWGGEDRHKKTIEAIKLFEQAHPNITVKAEYGGWQGWQEKITTQMAGGMAADLMQVNWNWINIFSKDGNGFYDLNQLSSTLDLTQYEQKLLEQCSVNGKLNALPYGVAGRVFLYNKTSFDKAGLEVPTSFKEIKEASVIMKERLGADYFPFEADYYGALLLMLYKLEQETGKPFIVDNKVAYTEEQLKNAADFYLDLVNTKTIPSLEDRAAAGNVQLDQHPSWIIGKFGGTYEWDSASLKWRDSLQEGEQLVVGDYPTDLGPYNSGFTKISMAFAINKDTKYPKETAELLNFIVSNDDAVKALDVSRGIPANKKAVATLEKANLLDPFILEANNKVISFAGNGIHPLFEHKQLHTELKDIVDNLGYKQITSEEFAKQVLATTNNFLEMNK